TTCATCTGAACCTTATCCCTTTAAAGAAAAACACATTATCGAAATAAAAAAACACTGTAATAATGCCAACATAATATTGGTTGATGGCGAACTATTTTCAATGGCATGGTAGCAGACTATTAAAATCTTTTGATTACTTTAAAAAACTACATACTAGGATTTGATAAATCTTCATCTAAATATCGTACTCTATTCAGTTTCTCTAATACTCTCATTGCTTTAAAAGCAGATCTATCGCTTTTACATTCGTCTTCATATTTATAATCATTGGCACGTTCTACTAATTTAGTATATCTTTTTTCTAGATATTCTCTATACTCTTGTAATTGATTAACTCTTGTCATGGTTACGTTGATTAGGTTAGTCATAAAAATACGTAAATATTTAATTATCAGCAAGATATATTTTTAATAAACCATAAAATAATTTAAAAAACACTAATTGATATCAAAAAAATATAATTGTACAAAAAAACACCTCATCGATTTTAAAAACCAATGAGATGTTATTATATTTTAATTCAATAATTTTTTTAGTACTTATCTTGCAAAGCAAATACCTTACGTAATAAATCGGTATTACGTAAACCTGATTTTTCACGAATTCCTTTTTCTTCCACAGCAATCATTGTAAAAACTCCTTTTAAAGCTTCACTAGTAACGTAGTCTGTTAAATCTGGATTCACTCTTTTTACAAAAGGAATACTATTATACTTACTTATTAAATTAGACCAAACTTTATCTGCTCCAACCTTTGAAAACGATTTTTTTATTACAGGATTAAACTGACTATATAACGCCGTATTTGTTTTTCCTTTTAAATAAGAAGTTGCAGCATTTTGCTCTCCTAATAAAATAGTTTTTGCATCATTAAAAGACATTCCTTTTACAGCATTTACAAAAATTGGAGTTGCAGTTTTAACAGCATCTTCAGCAGTTCTATTGATAGCTTTTAAACCTTCATCAGCTAATTTATTTAAACCTATTTTACGTAATCCTTTATCTACTGCTTTTAATTCTTCTGGTAATGCGATTTTAACCAATTCATTTCTATAAAAACCATCTTTAGCTGTTAATTTAGCTACTTGATTTT
The Tenacibaculum pacificus DNA segment above includes these coding regions:
- a CDS encoding DUF4197 domain-containing protein, with the protein product MKKIIAAVACVVLLTGCAELQKVVNQLPQGTTTGVLSQQQIGNGLRQALDNGIKNQVAKLTAKDGFYRNELVKIALPEELKAVDKGLRKIGLNKLADEGLKAINRTAEDAVKTATPIFVNAVKGMSFNDAKTILLGEQNAATSYLKGKTNTALYSQFNPVIKKSFSKVGADKVWSNLISKYNSIPFVKRVNPDLTDYVTSEALKGVFTMIAVEEKGIREKSGLRNTDLLRKVFALQDKY